The Thermosulfurimonas sp. F29 genome includes a window with the following:
- the mltG gene encoding endolytic transglycosylase MltG: protein MKKACLVLFIGVLYLAGWYLEATAPVSRLPAPRAVFIPPGTPVKEVAEILRAEGLIRSEWAFFLEGWRLGVLDRLKAGEYELSPDMSPAEILRMLAEGRVITHIVTIPEGYNVWEVAALLERAGLLKKEEFLKKAFDENFVHSLGIPGPSVEGFLFPDTYYFVKGLSAEEIIRKMVSRFWEVWSRYEKRAEELGVSVYEVVTLASIVEKEAVLSREKPLIAAVYWNRLRRGMPLQADPTVRYALRRFHGRLYYKHLRVRSPYNTYRYPGLPPTPIANPGEESIRAVLYPAKVPYLYFVSRGDGSHYFSTTYREHLRAVRRFRHPRK from the coding sequence ATGAAAAAGGCCTGTTTGGTCCTTTTTATAGGGGTGCTCTATCTCGCGGGGTGGTATCTCGAGGCTACGGCTCCGGTCTCCCGCCTCCCTGCTCCCCGGGCGGTCTTCATTCCCCCGGGAACCCCGGTAAAGGAGGTGGCGGAAATCCTCAGGGCCGAGGGACTCATCCGGAGCGAATGGGCCTTCTTTCTGGAGGGATGGCGGCTCGGGGTTCTCGACAGGCTCAAGGCCGGTGAATACGAACTCTCACCGGACATGAGTCCGGCGGAGATCCTGCGGATGCTCGCCGAGGGTCGCGTCATTACCCACATCGTGACCATCCCCGAGGGTTACAATGTGTGGGAGGTGGCCGCCCTTCTCGAGAGGGCTGGACTTTTGAAGAAAGAGGAATTCCTGAAAAAGGCCTTTGACGAGAACTTCGTTCACTCCCTGGGCATACCCGGTCCCTCGGTGGAGGGATTCCTGTTTCCGGATACCTACTACTTCGTGAAGGGGCTCTCGGCGGAGGAAATTATCCGGAAAATGGTTTCCCGGTTCTGGGAGGTGTGGTCCAGATACGAGAAGCGGGCCGAGGAACTGGGGGTTTCGGTCTACGAGGTGGTGACGCTGGCCTCCATCGTGGAAAAGGAGGCCGTGCTTTCCCGGGAAAAACCCCTCATTGCCGCGGTGTACTGGAATCGCCTGCGCCGGGGGATGCCCCTTCAGGCCGACCCCACGGTGCGCTACGCCCTGCGGCGCTTTCACGGACGCCTTTACTACAAGCACCTGCGGGTGAGAAGTCCCTACAACACCTATCGTTACCCCGGACTCCCCCCCACCCCCATCGCCAATCCCGGGGAGGAAAGCATCCGGGCGGTGCTCTATCCGGCCAAAGTTCCCTATCTCTACTTCGTATCCCGGGGCGACGGCTCCCACTACTTCTCCACCACCTACCGGGAACACCTCCGGGCCGTACGCCGCTTCCGCCACCCCAGAAAATAG
- a CDS encoding tetratricopeptide repeat protein, protein MIRKEAMEEHLHPEVQEALKWYQEARVMWAQGRSLDALSRYEEAYRVFVKHRRHREAANAAEKMGDIYFNRGNFQKALKPYRIALDICEEYEDELGAAILSEKIVYVYKELREPEKALPYLYRALEIAEKYKDAHRAARMLAGIGDVYRGQGRHQAALEAYELAARIYRRIGSREQARLVEEALKTLREEVGAGELPPNHPDEGNP, encoded by the coding sequence ATGATCAGGAAGGAAGCGATGGAGGAACATCTTCATCCCGAGGTGCAGGAAGCCCTCAAGTGGTATCAGGAGGCCAGGGTCATGTGGGCGCAGGGGCGCAGTCTCGACGCCCTTTCCCGCTACGAGGAGGCCTATCGGGTCTTCGTGAAACATCGACGGCACAGGGAAGCGGCCAATGCCGCCGAGAAGATGGGCGACATCTACTTTAATCGCGGAAACTTTCAGAAGGCCCTCAAGCCTTACCGGATAGCTCTGGACATATGCGAAGAGTACGAGGACGAGCTGGGTGCGGCCATCCTTTCGGAAAAGATCGTGTATGTGTACAAGGAGCTGCGGGAGCCGGAAAAGGCCCTGCCCTATCTTTACCGGGCCCTGGAGATCGCCGAGAAGTACAAGGATGCCCATCGGGCCGCGCGGATGCTCGCCGGCATCGGGGATGTCTACAGGGGACAGGGGCGTCATCAAGCCGCCCTCGAGGCCTACGAGCTTGCCGCCAGGATCTACCGGCGCATAGGTTCCAGGGAGCAGGCCCGGCTGGTGGAGGAAGCCTTAAAGACCCTCCGAGAGGAGGTAGGCGCCGGGGAACTCCCCCCGAATCACCCCGATGAGGGAAACCCTTAG
- a CDS encoding gamma-glutamylcyclotransferase: protein MERLFVYGTLRRGQPLHYLLEGARFLGEGTVRGFTLYDLGEYPAVRPGAEESRVRGEVYEIDPGLFEVLDEVEDEYERRTVPVELSDGRVLEAWMYIYRKPLPENRRLKREEWAG from the coding sequence ATGGAGCGGCTTTTCGTATACGGAACGCTCAGACGGGGACAACCCCTGCATTACCTGCTGGAAGGAGCCCGCTTCTTGGGAGAGGGGACCGTTCGAGGCTTCACCCTCTACGATCTGGGGGAGTATCCCGCGGTGCGGCCGGGTGCGGAGGAATCCCGCGTCCGGGGTGAGGTATACGAGATCGATCCCGGACTTTTCGAGGTCCTCGACGAGGTGGAAGACGAATACGAGCGCCGCACCGTGCCGGTGGAGCTTTCCGACGGACGGGTGCTTGAGGCCTGGATGTACATCTACCGGAAACCGCTCCCCGAAAATCGACGTCTCAAGAGGGAGGAATGGGCAGGCTAA
- a CDS encoding DUF72 domain-containing protein, producing the protein MRIYLGTCGNRVGLEKYLELFNALEINATFYRFPPEKTLRRWERVFRSREGFGLSLKVFQGLTHPVSSPTWRRAGLAPEERERLRNLAGCLRLNPATEEFLERTIALTGRLSARFLLFQLPRVCAGEAEGFFAFFVRLRELLPPGTRAGLEIRWEDPGLLEDLFHRFGVIPVFDPLLFPGLLERFRNLPFLYFRLHGERKGGRLDYRKNYTNEELKRLADLVFGLEAEEVWILFNNIPMHENALRFREKFVITRATYAKRSSQSPSADR; encoded by the coding sequence GTGAGGATCTACCTGGGCACCTGCGGCAACCGGGTGGGGCTGGAGAAATACCTGGAGCTTTTCAACGCTCTGGAGATAAACGCCACCTTCTACCGGTTCCCCCCGGAAAAAACCCTGCGCCGGTGGGAACGGGTCTTTCGTTCCCGTGAGGGCTTTGGCCTTTCCCTCAAGGTCTTTCAGGGCCTCACCCATCCGGTTTCCTCTCCCACCTGGCGGCGGGCCGGCCTGGCCCCGGAGGAAAGGGAACGGCTGCGGAACCTCGCGGGCTGTCTCCGTCTGAACCCCGCCACCGAGGAATTCCTGGAAAGGACCATCGCCCTAACCGGAAGACTCTCGGCCCGTTTCCTTCTCTTCCAGCTTCCCCGGGTTTGTGCCGGCGAGGCCGAGGGCTTCTTTGCCTTTTTCGTCCGTCTCAGGGAGCTCCTGCCTCCGGGAACTCGCGCCGGTCTCGAGATTCGCTGGGAGGACCCCGGACTTCTGGAGGATCTCTTCCACCGGTTCGGGGTGATCCCCGTCTTCGATCCCCTGCTCTTTCCGGGGCTCCTCGAACGCTTCCGGAACCTTCCCTTTCTCTACTTTCGTCTTCACGGTGAAAGAAAGGGCGGGCGCCTCGATTACCGGAAAAATTACACGAACGAGGAATTGAAAAGGCTTGCGGATCTGGTTTTCGGCCTCGAGGCGGAGGAGGTCTGGATCCTTTTCAACAACATCCCTATGCATGAAAACGCCCTGCGTTTCCGGGAAAAATTCGTGATAACCCGGGCCACATACGCCAAAAGGTCTTCTCAATCCCCCTCGGCGGACAGATAG
- a CDS encoding tetratricopeptide repeat protein has product MDEGILETLKKEAEENPRSIFAHHRLALAYFRAGRLKEAKETLKKILELDPQNFEALTNLGTILAREGELEEARKAFALALKIYPASPEALTNMGLISFEMGDLEAAERYYREALRVKPELPAVWVNLSTVLIAREAYQEAEKACRRALEHDPGFSMAYNNLAVALFYQNRREEAREALHRAKELGYPVNPEFEKMVLS; this is encoded by the coding sequence ATGGACGAAGGCATCCTGGAAACGCTGAAAAAGGAGGCGGAGGAAAACCCCCGCTCCATATTCGCACATCATCGTCTGGCTCTGGCCTATTTCCGGGCCGGGCGCCTCAAGGAGGCCAAGGAAACGCTCAAAAAGATCCTTGAACTCGATCCGCAGAACTTCGAGGCCCTTACCAATCTGGGAACGATCCTGGCCCGGGAGGGAGAGCTTGAGGAGGCCCGCAAGGCCTTTGCCCTGGCCCTCAAGATCTATCCCGCCTCTCCGGAGGCCCTCACCAACATGGGCCTCATTTCCTTCGAGATGGGGGATCTCGAGGCGGCGGAGAGGTACTATCGGGAGGCCCTGCGCGTGAAACCGGAACTTCCCGCGGTGTGGGTTAACCTCTCCACGGTGCTCATCGCCCGCGAGGCCTATCAGGAGGCCGAGAAGGCCTGTCGCCGGGCCCTGGAACACGACCCCGGCTTCTCCATGGCCTACAACAACCTGGCCGTGGCCCTCTTCTACCAGAACCGGAGGGAGGAGGCCCGGGAGGCCCTCCATCGGGCCAAAGAATTGGGCTACCCGGTAAATCCGGAATTCGAAAAAATGGTCCTTTCATGA
- a CDS encoding DVU0298 family protein, which translates to MNRIPSCPFCGQPVAPPRNLGFQFADLDAGFCGCGAVYVSDVTGYNRGAAFAEALFLATGGRWELAWDLMPGEDYQESVLERYDQVTHQIVPEGHLEGRRVSGVLYFVRLAEDLRNLGNESLEAVRRRRRQSIPAARARKLRRPEAETLVAEGRFEEILELCRAQPLNLRVLQKLLYHPDRALRLRTVKYLGELARNLADEIPEALADLVKRLLYASADSAASAWGALEAVGEIVRALPERFGLYVRNLMAFLPYPEFRPAALFALWRIGEKHPELLRREKAFGLLRYLSDENPEVRGLTLLILRALGLREAAPEILPLSQDESEFEVYLPEEERFVTLQVGRLAQEICSSGEKK; encoded by the coding sequence ATGAACCGGATTCCCAGCTGTCCCTTTTGCGGACAACCCGTGGCTCCTCCCCGGAATCTGGGTTTCCAGTTCGCGGATCTTGACGCCGGGTTCTGTGGGTGTGGCGCGGTTTATGTAAGTGATGTCACCGGATACAACCGCGGAGCGGCCTTCGCCGAGGCCCTCTTCCTGGCCACCGGGGGACGATGGGAGCTGGCCTGGGACCTCATGCCCGGAGAGGACTACCAGGAGAGCGTGCTCGAAAGATACGATCAGGTAACGCATCAGATCGTCCCCGAGGGACACCTTGAGGGAAGAAGGGTCTCCGGAGTGCTTTATTTCGTGCGGCTGGCCGAGGACCTGCGGAATCTCGGAAACGAATCCCTGGAGGCTGTGCGCCGACGCCGAAGACAGAGCATACCCGCCGCCAGAGCCCGCAAGTTGCGTCGGCCGGAGGCGGAAACTCTCGTAGCGGAGGGACGCTTCGAGGAAATCCTGGAACTCTGTCGGGCTCAGCCCCTCAATCTGCGCGTCCTCCAGAAACTCCTCTACCATCCGGATCGGGCCCTGCGTCTTCGCACGGTAAAGTATCTGGGAGAGCTCGCCCGGAACCTGGCCGACGAAATTCCCGAGGCCCTAGCCGACCTGGTAAAGAGATTGCTTTACGCCAGCGCCGACTCCGCGGCCTCGGCCTGGGGGGCCCTTGAGGCGGTGGGGGAGATCGTGCGGGCTCTTCCCGAGCGCTTCGGTCTTTATGTGCGAAACCTCATGGCCTTCCTCCCTTATCCCGAATTTCGTCCCGCGGCCCTCTTCGCCCTGTGGCGCATAGGAGAAAAACATCCCGAACTCCTCCGCCGGGAAAAGGCCTTCGGGCTCCTTCGATATCTCTCCGACGAAAATCCCGAGGTGCGCGGCCTTACCCTGCTGATCCTTAGAGCCCTCGGCCTAAGAGAGGCGGCCCCGGAAATCCTTCCCCTTTCTCAGGACGAGTCCGAATTCGAGGTCTATCTCCCGGAAGAGGAGCGTTTCGTCACCCTTCAGGTAGGGAGGCTGGCCCAGGAAATATGTTCTTCAGGAGAAAAAAAATGA
- a CDS encoding YkgJ family cysteine cluster protein encodes MPRKGEFRELEELLSEVDRNFTEVRRRYPRQVRCRKGCTDCCYAPFDLSLVEALYLGRAFRRLPRRERREVERRLAKYEKDWERKVPKPVTPFVLSTVRLRCPFLDDRGLCVVYEWRPVTCRIYGLPLSIEGETYVCPRSGFEPGRAYPTVIFSEVLRRLAGMSERIMPRGGNLRVSLIGVIRGEFPGAYLLSEGL; translated from the coding sequence GTGCCCCGTAAGGGAGAATTTAGGGAGCTTGAGGAGCTTCTCTCCGAGGTGGACCGCAATTTTACCGAGGTGCGCCGGAGGTATCCCCGGCAGGTGCGATGCCGCAAGGGGTGTACGGACTGTTGCTACGCCCCCTTTGACCTCTCGCTGGTGGAGGCCCTTTATCTGGGAAGGGCCTTTCGCCGGCTTCCCCGCCGCGAGCGTAGGGAGGTGGAAAGAAGGCTTGCAAAGTACGAGAAGGACTGGGAGAGGAAGGTTCCCAAGCCCGTAACTCCCTTTGTGCTTTCCACCGTGAGGCTGCGGTGTCCCTTCCTCGACGATAGGGGGCTTTGCGTGGTGTACGAGTGGCGCCCGGTAACCTGTCGCATCTACGGGCTTCCCCTTTCCATTGAGGGGGAAACATATGTGTGCCCCCGTTCCGGGTTTGAGCCGGGGCGGGCCTATCCCACGGTGATTTTTTCCGAGGTGCTGCGCCGGCTGGCCGGGATGTCGGAAAGAATTATGCCCAGGGGCGGGAACCTAAGGGTTTCCCTCATCGGGGTGATTCGGGGGGAGTTCCCCGGCGCCTACCTCCTCTCGGAGGGTCTTTAA
- a CDS encoding zinc ribbon domain-containing protein translates to MPIYEFRCEDCGEEFEVLLKSRNEMDGVTCRKCGGGRVRRLMSTITPLVDSGGGEGTERPRVAESHRCETGTCTHLELPGYRR, encoded by the coding sequence ATGCCCATTTACGAATTTCGTTGTGAGGATTGCGGGGAGGAATTCGAGGTCCTCCTAAAGAGCCGGAACGAGATGGATGGGGTGACCTGCAGGAAGTGCGGCGGAGGCAGAGTGCGGAGACTCATGAGCACCATTACCCCGCTGGTGGACTCCGGAGGCGGTGAGGGGACGGAGCGTCCCCGGGTGGCTGAAAGTCATCGGTGCGAGACCGGAACCTGTACCCACCTGGAGCTTCCGGGGTATAGACGCTGA
- a CDS encoding HAD family hydrolase, with protein MGIRAVFFDAEGTLLHIYPSVGAVYARVLAEFGHPVPEEELERRVRKRWPEFKRYFRDFSPEICRRTWRRIFREAVEPWLADPGEELFSAVYEAFARPDSFRLAPGTEEGLRFLRERGVKAAVLSNWDERLFRVLEAFGLDRYFERVFVACERGFGKPEPEFYLLACAEMAVQPGEALMIGDDPELDCEAALRVGLRARLYRGEDIFRIIKEEVDEGAP; from the coding sequence ATGGGGATCAGGGCCGTATTCTTCGATGCCGAGGGAACCCTGCTCCACATTTATCCCTCGGTGGGAGCGGTGTACGCACGGGTACTTGCGGAGTTTGGTCATCCGGTGCCCGAGGAGGAACTGGAGCGGCGCGTCCGTAAGAGGTGGCCGGAATTTAAAAGGTATTTTCGGGACTTTTCTCCGGAGATCTGCCGCCGAACCTGGCGCCGGATCTTTCGGGAGGCCGTAGAGCCCTGGCTGGCGGATCCGGGCGAAGAGCTGTTTTCCGCGGTCTACGAGGCCTTTGCCCGTCCGGACTCCTTCCGCCTGGCCCCCGGCACGGAAGAGGGGCTGAGATTTCTGCGGGAACGAGGCGTAAAGGCGGCTGTTCTTTCCAACTGGGACGAAAGGCTTTTCCGTGTGCTTGAGGCCTTTGGTCTCGACCGATACTTCGAGCGGGTGTTCGTGGCCTGTGAAAGGGGTTTCGGCAAACCCGAGCCGGAGTTTTATCTTTTGGCCTGTGCGGAAATGGCCGTTCAGCCCGGTGAGGCTCTCATGATCGGGGACGATCCGGAGCTGGATTGTGAGGCGGCTCTGCGGGTCGGCCTGCGCGCCAGGCTTTATCGGGGTGAGGATATTTTCCGGATTATAAAAGAGGAGGTGGACGAAGGTGCCCCGTAA
- a CDS encoding lipopolysaccharide assembly protein LapB gives MRTTIRWLWKGLLPSLLILAVLGSSARAGRRAEAYYHFLVAVRAYQEGRLTEARKELYRVLRQDPRAVYPRKLLAEIYGRLGKYERAETVVRKALELAPGDPELKLLLARVYLSEKRFARAVVTLEEVLEKDPENERALGLLLNAYLGEKDLSGAVNSLDRLLKVHPDSVSLWLFRARLLARADRPLEAKKSYLRAVKLSDYRLEVVMEAGEFLRRIGALSEAENLYRTYLERNPEDFHARQALLQILLAQKRWSEAEKLLRETLERSPRRKGVRFFLGLVLEKEGRKEKALSVYREVPSDSPFYTDALRRVFALTRELRGDEAALNYLAELIRKESPDPQVYFFAATAAEDMDRCEEGLRFVDEGLKHFSDNRDLLLTKGLLLSCQGRLREALKVVEPLLERFPDDPVILNFVGYTYAELGEHLDEAEKLVRKALKAQPEAGYIVDSLAWVLYKKGRFEEALREIERAVKLAPDDGVILEHKGDILRALGRKGEACAIYRRALELVKHRRDRKRLEEKVSECPGKAPSS, from the coding sequence CCCGGGCCGGACGCCGGGCCGAGGCTTACTACCACTTTCTGGTGGCGGTGCGGGCCTATCAGGAGGGCCGGTTGACCGAGGCGCGCAAGGAGCTCTATCGCGTTCTGCGCCAGGATCCCCGAGCCGTTTATCCCCGCAAGCTTCTGGCCGAGATATACGGACGGCTGGGAAAGTACGAAAGGGCCGAGACGGTGGTGCGCAAGGCCCTGGAGCTGGCCCCGGGGGACCCGGAGCTGAAGTTGCTTCTGGCCCGGGTCTACCTCTCGGAGAAGCGGTTCGCCCGGGCGGTGGTCACCCTGGAGGAGGTCCTGGAAAAGGATCCCGAAAACGAGCGGGCCCTGGGGCTCCTGCTCAACGCCTATCTGGGGGAGAAGGATCTCTCCGGGGCGGTGAATTCGCTGGATCGGCTTCTCAAGGTTCACCCGGATTCGGTCTCGCTCTGGCTTTTCAGGGCCCGGTTGCTGGCCAGGGCCGATCGTCCCCTTGAGGCCAAGAAGAGCTACCTCAGGGCGGTGAAGCTCTCCGACTACCGTCTCGAGGTGGTAATGGAGGCCGGGGAGTTTCTGCGGCGGATAGGGGCCCTCTCCGAGGCCGAAAATCTCTATCGCACCTATCTTGAACGCAATCCGGAGGACTTTCACGCCCGCCAGGCCCTTCTTCAGATCCTGCTCGCCCAGAAGAGGTGGAGCGAGGCCGAAAAGCTCCTGCGGGAAACCCTGGAAAGGTCCCCCCGGAGGAAAGGGGTGCGCTTTTTCCTGGGATTGGTTCTGGAGAAGGAAGGCCGTAAGGAAAAGGCTCTTTCCGTGTACCGGGAGGTGCCTTCGGATAGTCCTTTTTACACCGATGCTCTCCGGAGGGTGTTTGCCCTTACCAGGGAGCTCAGGGGGGACGAGGCCGCCCTGAACTACCTTGCGGAGCTGATCCGGAAGGAATCCCCGGATCCTCAGGTCTATTTTTTCGCCGCCACCGCCGCCGAGGACATGGACCGTTGCGAGGAGGGGCTTCGTTTCGTGGACGAGGGGCTCAAACATTTTTCCGACAACCGGGATCTTCTTCTCACCAAGGGGCTTCTTCTTTCCTGTCAGGGAAGATTACGCGAGGCCCTGAAGGTGGTGGAACCCTTACTGGAACGGTTCCCGGACGATCCGGTGATCCTCAACTTCGTGGGATACACCTATGCGGAACTCGGGGAGCACCTGGACGAGGCCGAAAAGCTGGTGCGCAAGGCCCTTAAGGCTCAGCCCGAGGCCGGCTACATAGTGGACAGTCTGGCCTGGGTCCTTTATAAGAAAGGCCGTTTCGAGGAGGCCCTGCGTGAGATCGAAAGGGCGGTAAAACTCGCCCCGGACGACGGAGTCATCCTGGAACACAAGGGGGACATCCTGCGGGCCCTGGGGCGAAAGGGGGAGGCCTGCGCTATCTATCGGAGGGCTCTCGAGCTGGTCAAACACCGGCGCGACCGCAAACGCCTGGAAGAAAAGGTCTCGGAGTGTCCCGGAAAGGCGCCCTCCTCCTGA